From Clostridia bacterium, one genomic window encodes:
- a CDS encoding YlzJ-like family protein, which translates to MIFHSVIPIDVVMGNGYNNSIENSYVEMDYLGEKIQVSPLENNRYMINRLISTSPKAYLNPKLQPGTVIEK; encoded by the coding sequence GTGATATTTCACTCTGTGATCCCTATTGATGTGGTGATGGGAAATGGCTACAATAATTCTATAGAAAACAGTTATGTAGAAATGGATTATCTGGGTGAGAAAATACAGGTTTCTCCGTTAGAAAACAACAGGTACATGATAAACAGGCTTATAAGCACCTCACCTAAAGCTTATCTGAATCCGAAACTTCAGCCTGGAACCGTAATTGAAAAATAA
- a CDS encoding DNA translocase FtsK, whose product MKAKKTQKKRYKRKESGFVQYNQEIIGILVLTFGVLVSLSFYYKNSVGMFGRFIKELLLGFIGIPAYVLPVLIIVYAFFIIFKKNSRNFNLRVLYSIILIVIISSMIHTGFYSEKDYENLTPVRSIYKFYDSGLSLSGGGILGGLISAPFLMMFQVLGTIIILTTLSIIDIILLTNISIANFIRNIKGLFVKIFRKSVTTLKEAAERRKEDNKYEEEMEIVGDEDDLSLQFKPVSNVIDFKIEKTSRELKEKTGNKSGKVEKEDNQTEIEPIEFIMKDLKESTAVEINKIKEKAAAPKIEASINIYDGKKEAAQPPVSEKLIEKEVAQHNHIHNSEYNYPPFELLSENSADGQDLKALKSSALEGARKLEDTLKSFGVEAKVINISRGPAVTRYELQPSPGVKVSKIVNLSDDISLNLAASGVRIEAPIPGKAAIGIEVPNKEVTPVFLREVIESDEFSKFQSKLAFAVGKDISGENIVADIAKMPHLLIAGATGAGKSVCINSLIISLLYKASPDEVKLLMVDPKVVELGVYNGIPHLLIPVVTDPRKAAGALNWAVQEMVNRYKLFAEKGVRDIKGYNAMLRASGEMGGLPQIVIIIDELADLMMVAPNDVEDAICRLAQMARAAGMHLVIATQRPSVDVITGIIKANIPSRISFAVTSQVDSRTILDMAGAEKLLGKGDMLFYPVGEPKPIRVKGAFVTEKEVENVVEHIKSLGNAEYDENIIEEINSENVPEEKDPGDNDELLPQAIELVVESGQASVSLIQRKFKVGYARAARIIDQMEERGVVGGYEGSKPRQVLMTRLQWQEMQMANNQ is encoded by the coding sequence GTGAAGGCGAAAAAAACACAAAAGAAGAGATATAAGCGAAAGGAAAGCGGTTTTGTTCAATACAACCAGGAAATTATAGGGATACTGGTGCTAACTTTTGGTGTACTTGTATCACTAAGCTTCTACTATAAAAATTCGGTAGGAATGTTTGGAAGGTTTATAAAAGAGCTTCTTCTGGGTTTTATAGGTATTCCTGCTTATGTATTACCTGTATTGATAATCGTTTACGCATTTTTTATCATATTTAAAAAGAACAGCAGGAATTTTAATCTTAGGGTACTATATTCAATTATTCTAATAGTGATCATATCATCAATGATTCACACAGGATTTTATAGTGAAAAGGATTATGAAAATCTGACTCCTGTGAGAAGCATATATAAGTTTTACGACAGTGGTCTGAGCTTGAGCGGTGGAGGAATTCTGGGAGGATTGATAAGTGCACCTTTTTTGATGATGTTCCAGGTATTGGGCACTATCATTATACTCACTACTCTTTCGATTATAGATATAATTTTATTAACCAACATATCCATAGCAAACTTTATAAGGAATATAAAAGGACTTTTTGTAAAAATATTTAGGAAATCTGTAACTACGTTGAAGGAAGCAGCTGAAAGAAGGAAAGAAGATAATAAATATGAGGAAGAGATGGAGATTGTCGGCGATGAAGATGATTTGAGTTTGCAGTTCAAGCCGGTTTCTAACGTTATAGATTTCAAAATTGAAAAAACTTCAAGGGAACTAAAAGAAAAAACAGGCAATAAATCCGGAAAAGTAGAAAAAGAGGATAATCAGACAGAAATTGAACCTATCGAGTTTATAATGAAGGATTTGAAAGAGAGTACTGCGGTAGAAATCAATAAGATAAAAGAAAAGGCAGCAGCACCAAAAATAGAAGCGTCAATAAATATTTATGATGGGAAGAAGGAAGCTGCACAGCCCCCTGTAAGTGAAAAGCTGATTGAAAAGGAAGTTGCCCAACATAACCATATTCATAATAGTGAATATAATTATCCTCCTTTTGAACTGCTGAGTGAGAATTCCGCTGACGGACAGGATTTGAAGGCATTAAAAAGCAGTGCGCTTGAAGGAGCACGTAAACTGGAAGATACGCTAAAGAGCTTTGGGGTGGAAGCAAAAGTTATAAATATCAGCCGTGGACCTGCTGTCACAAGGTATGAACTACAGCCAAGTCCTGGTGTAAAGGTCAGTAAAATAGTTAACCTCTCGGATGATATATCTCTAAATCTTGCTGCATCAGGGGTAAGAATAGAAGCTCCTATACCCGGAAAAGCAGCTATAGGTATAGAAGTTCCTAACAAAGAAGTGACACCTGTTTTCCTTAGAGAGGTAATAGAGTCCGATGAGTTTTCCAAATTCCAGTCAAAGCTTGCGTTTGCCGTTGGTAAGGATATATCAGGAGAAAACATTGTCGCTGATATAGCAAAAATGCCACATTTATTGATTGCAGGTGCAACTGGTGCAGGAAAAAGTGTATGCATAAACAGCCTTATAATAAGCTTGCTCTACAAAGCATCCCCTGATGAAGTGAAGCTTCTTATGGTAGACCCAAAAGTTGTTGAGCTTGGAGTTTATAATGGGATACCTCATCTTCTGATTCCTGTAGTAACCGACCCGAGAAAAGCTGCAGGTGCTTTAAACTGGGCTGTACAGGAAATGGTAAACAGATATAAGTTATTTGCGGAAAAAGGTGTAAGAGATATAAAAGGATACAATGCTATGCTCAGAGCTTCCGGAGAAATGGGAGGATTGCCGCAGATTGTCATTATTATCGACGAGCTTGCAGACTTGATGATGGTTGCACCGAATGATGTAGAGGATGCTATTTGCAGGCTTGCACAGATGGCAAGAGCTGCAGGAATGCACCTTGTTATAGCAACACAGAGGCCTTCTGTGGATGTCATAACAGGTATTATAAAGGCTAATATTCCATCCAGGATTTCTTTTGCAGTTACATCCCAGGTAGATTCAAGAACGATTCTCGACATGGCAGGGGCTGAAAAGTTGTTGGGAAAAGGGGATATGCTTTTTTATCCTGTTGGGGAACCAAAACCGATAAGGGTTAAAGGGGCATTTGTAACTGAAAAGGAAGTAGAGAATGTAGTAGAGCATATAAAGTCTCTTGGAAATGCAGAATATGACGAAAATATTATAGAAGAAATAAACAGTGAAAACGTTCCCGAAGAAAAAGATCCGGGTGATAACGACGAACTTTTACCTCAAGCTATTGAACTTGTTGTTGAGTCTGGCCAGGCTTCAGTTTCACTTATTCAAAGGAAATTCAAAGTGGGATATGCAAGAGCTGCAAGAATTATAGATCAGATGGAGGAAAGAGGAGTAGTAGGAGGATATGAGGGAAGCAAACCCAGACAGGTACTGATGACCAGGCTGCAATGGCAGGAAATGCAAATGGCAAACAATCAGTAA
- a CDS encoding Nif3-like dinuclear metal center hexameric protein: protein MKIKCKDIVSFLEKLAPPDLAEDWDNVGLILGSSRQVVEKVLVCLDVTDKVAEEAVSNGIDLIVSHHPLIFKEMKRITEDDFKGKLIYNLIKNNISVYSAHTNLDVADGGINECLAEIIGLREVKNLNKYKSEKLYKIVVFVPADSIERVREAMCNAGAGWIGNYSDCSFSIKGTGTFKPLEGTNPYMGKKGILEKVDEYRLETIVPQSLLNNVIDAMLNIHPYEEVAYDVYELARKGKENGLGKVGLLSKPMKLEEFLMHIKKVLNAENVRLIGNSQKEIKKVAVFCGSFDQEYSGIEKSGADILVTGDIKYHTALEMIEKGLCVIDAGHYNTERIIVPKLVSLINDKFKGIKVAASDMEEDPIKFS from the coding sequence ATGAAAATAAAGTGTAAGGACATAGTAAGCTTTCTTGAAAAATTAGCTCCGCCAGATCTTGCTGAAGATTGGGATAATGTAGGACTTATTCTTGGAAGTAGCAGACAGGTAGTGGAAAAAGTATTGGTATGCCTGGATGTAACTGATAAGGTTGCTGAAGAGGCAGTAAGTAACGGAATTGATCTGATCGTCTCCCATCATCCTCTTATATTTAAGGAAATGAAAAGAATTACAGAGGATGATTTTAAAGGGAAATTAATATATAATCTGATAAAAAACAATATAAGCGTATACAGTGCCCATACAAATCTTGATGTGGCAGATGGTGGGATAAATGAATGTCTTGCTGAGATTATTGGCTTGAGGGAAGTTAAAAACCTAAATAAGTATAAGAGTGAAAAGCTATATAAAATAGTAGTATTTGTACCTGCAGATAGCATTGAAAGAGTCAGAGAGGCTATGTGCAATGCTGGAGCGGGTTGGATTGGAAATTACAGCGATTGTTCATTCAGTATAAAAGGAACTGGAACTTTCAAGCCTTTAGAAGGAACCAACCCTTATATGGGCAAAAAAGGGATTTTGGAAAAGGTTGATGAATACAGACTGGAAACAATTGTGCCCCAAAGCCTCCTAAACAATGTTATAGATGCAATGCTAAATATACATCCATATGAAGAAGTGGCTTATGACGTATATGAGCTGGCAAGAAAGGGAAAAGAGAATGGCTTGGGAAAAGTAGGCCTACTAAGTAAGCCTATGAAACTGGAAGAGTTTTTGATGCATATTAAGAAAGTCCTTAATGCAGAAAATGTAAGACTAATCGGAAACAGTCAAAAGGAAATCAAAAAAGTAGCTGTTTTTTGTGGCAGCTTTGATCAGGAGTATTCCGGTATAGAAAAGTCGGGTGCAGATATTTTGGTAACAGGCGATATAAAATACCATACAGCTTTAGAAATGATTGAAAAAGGTTTATGTGTAATAGATGCCGGGCACTATAACACTGAAAGAATTATTGTACCAAAGCTGGTCAGTCTCATAAATGATAAATTTAAAGGTATAAAAGTTGCTGCCAGCGACATGGAAGAAGACCCAATAAAATTCAGTTGA
- a CDS encoding ATP-dependent Clp protease proteolytic subunit → MNQQNKVTFGRASIEEACEEKEKCKDIENIKDTGTAAITNPRGNIHCLTIIGQIEGHIILPPQNKTTKYEHVIPQLVAIEENQDIDGLLLILNTVGGDVEAGLAIAEMVASMAKPNVSLVLGGGHSIGVPMAVSTNYSFIAPSATMTIHPLRLNGMIIGVPQTYEYFDKMQDRVVQFVSKNSKISREKFRDLMLKTGELANDVGTVLFGEEAVRNGLIDEVGGLSEALNKLYEMIKIERENKLNKEPGGNLQ, encoded by the coding sequence TTGAATCAACAAAACAAAGTAACATTTGGAAGGGCATCAATTGAAGAAGCCTGTGAAGAGAAAGAAAAATGCAAAGATATTGAAAACATTAAAGATACGGGAACAGCAGCAATAACAAACCCAAGGGGGAATATCCACTGTCTGACGATAATCGGACAGATAGAAGGGCATATTATACTACCGCCTCAAAACAAGACTACAAAATATGAACATGTAATACCTCAGTTGGTAGCTATAGAAGAAAATCAGGATATTGACGGACTACTTCTGATACTGAATACGGTAGGAGGAGATGTAGAAGCAGGTCTTGCCATAGCCGAAATGGTGGCAAGCATGGCAAAACCGAATGTTTCACTTGTTTTAGGCGGTGGACACAGCATAGGAGTGCCTATGGCAGTCTCAACAAATTATTCGTTTATAGCGCCATCAGCAACGATGACAATACATCCTCTGAGGTTGAATGGTATGATTATCGGAGTGCCACAGACATATGAGTACTTTGATAAAATGCAGGACAGAGTTGTACAATTTGTTTCAAAGAATTCAAAAATCTCAAGAGAAAAATTCAGAGATCTGATGTTGAAAACAGGGGAATTGGCTAATGATGTAGGTACGGTACTGTTTGGTGAAGAAGCGGTAAGAAATGGTCTTATAGACGAAGTTGGAGGTTTGTCGGAAGCATTGAACAAGCTTTACGAGATGATAAAAATAGAAAGAGAAAACAAACTAAATAAGGAGCCGGGAGGTAATCTTCAGTGA
- a CDS encoding methyl-accepting chemotaxis protein, protein MESIFKVRSDSMLSGLFKGIGLKIIILLSLILLLISFISGFIYVSNGTRALENNVKQFLQERVTDNAYLLEKEVSSIKTSVEGVAFRSEIQSMVWDEQLPVLKQEVERLGIQRFQILDLQGMAKSTNGTTTDLSERDYFKQAKQGKTVITSPLISKIDNKLVMVCAAPILSPSGGNIVGVITATLEPTTIYNAMKNIKIADTGYAYMVNGAGEIIAHPKIDFVINKKNFIKESEKDSSYLELANGIKNMIAGKSEFTTYKFEGITKYMTYVPIEGTDWSLAMSAPKDEFFKEILSLRIKSVVLTLIFIIAGIAISIIFAIYIRKPLGKINDYAFQLSNCDLSKDLISTRKDEFGQTEKSLNTAVNTIRKLIEDLQQVSEKSENLSDVVLTSSKQVAAASEQISVTIQEIASGISTQASEAQDCVSTAKILSDKIEEITFKSRATIENTLALQKKNETGIDVIRELEYKFGKNTEAASKVGSSIQEISQKSKSIVNIISTISTIANQTNLLALNAAIEAARAGEAGKGFAVVAEEIRKLADESATATKEIYNIINEIRNVISETDSTMKFAEQIVLEANVSLNDTVQVFSDIRSASDMVIKEIEALNNDVADIDAAKDKVLNAIENISAITEESSAGSEEISASTEQQAASIEEVVDSINTLNTLIRKLSENIKIFKI, encoded by the coding sequence ATGGAATCTATTTTCAAAGTACGTAGTGATAGCATGCTTTCAGGATTATTCAAAGGTATCGGTTTAAAAATAATTATCCTTTTGTCTTTGATTTTATTACTTATTTCATTTATAAGCGGTTTCATTTATGTTTCAAATGGCACAAGGGCACTAGAGAACAATGTCAAGCAATTTCTTCAAGAAAGGGTTACTGACAATGCCTATTTGCTTGAGAAAGAAGTTAGTAGTATTAAAACTTCTGTTGAGGGTGTAGCTTTTAGGAGTGAAATACAGTCTATGGTCTGGGACGAACAGTTGCCTGTTCTAAAACAGGAAGTGGAGAGATTGGGGATACAAAGATTTCAGATCTTAGACCTTCAGGGAATGGCAAAATCAACAAACGGTACCACTACCGACCTTTCGGAAAGAGATTATTTCAAGCAAGCCAAGCAGGGAAAAACTGTAATCACCTCTCCTCTTATCAGTAAGATAGATAATAAGCTTGTTATGGTATGTGCTGCTCCTATTCTGTCTCCCTCAGGTGGAAACATAGTCGGCGTGATTACCGCGACTCTTGAACCTACAACGATTTATAATGCAATGAAGAATATAAAAATTGCAGATACCGGATATGCATACATGGTTAACGGTGCAGGTGAAATTATAGCACATCCTAAAATAGATTTTGTAATCAATAAGAAGAATTTTATTAAGGAATCAGAAAAGGATTCTTCTTATTTAGAACTTGCAAATGGTATAAAAAATATGATTGCTGGAAAGTCTGAATTTACTACTTATAAGTTTGAGGGCATTACAAAATACATGACGTATGTTCCTATAGAAGGCACTGATTGGTCGTTAGCTATGTCTGCACCAAAGGATGAATTTTTCAAGGAAATACTGTCGCTAAGAATTAAGTCTGTAGTACTTACATTGATTTTTATCATTGCAGGTATTGCTATATCAATAATTTTTGCCATATATATCAGAAAACCTCTTGGGAAAATCAATGATTATGCTTTTCAATTATCAAATTGTGATCTTTCTAAAGACTTAATAAGCACCCGCAAGGATGAATTCGGACAAACGGAAAAATCACTCAACACTGCCGTGAATACTATCCGTAAGCTTATAGAAGATTTGCAGCAGGTTTCTGAAAAATCAGAAAATCTATCAGATGTTGTTTTAACCTCTTCAAAACAGGTTGCAGCAGCGAGTGAGCAAATCTCCGTTACTATACAGGAGATAGCTTCCGGTATATCAACTCAGGCTTCCGAGGCTCAGGATTGTGTAAGCACAGCTAAAATACTATCTGATAAAATAGAAGAGATAACATTTAAATCCAGAGCTACCATAGAAAATACTTTGGCTTTACAGAAGAAAAATGAAACAGGGATAGATGTGATCAGGGAACTTGAATACAAGTTTGGGAAGAATACGGAAGCTGCTTCAAAGGTTGGCAGCAGCATTCAGGAAATCTCTCAGAAATCTAAATCAATCGTAAATATAATTTCCACTATAAGTACTATCGCAAATCAGACAAACCTGCTGGCTTTAAATGCAGCAATTGAAGCAGCCAGAGCTGGAGAAGCCGGTAAAGGTTTTGCCGTAGTGGCAGAAGAAATAAGGAAACTGGCAGATGAATCAGCAACAGCAACAAAGGAAATTTATAACATAATAAACGAAATACGAAATGTTATATCTGAAACCGATTCAACCATGAAATTTGCAGAACAGATAGTACTTGAAGCAAATGTATCACTTAATGATACAGTCCAGGTGTTTAGTGATATTAGGTCTGCATCAGACATGGTAATAAAGGAAATTGAAGCTTTAAACAACGATGTAGCTGATATAGATGCCGCAAAAGACAAGGTGTTGAATGCAATTGAGAACATATCAGCTATTACCGAAGAATCTTCAGCAGGCTCTGAGGAAATCAGTGCTTCTACAGAACAGCAAGCTGCTTCCATAGAAGAAGTTGTCGATTCGATAAACACTCTGAATACCCTGATAAGAAAGCTTTCTGAAAATATCAAAATATTCAAGATATAA